Proteins encoded in a region of the Coriobacteriia bacterium genome:
- a CDS encoding autorepressor SdpR family transcription factor, with protein sequence MPDVFKALSDETRREILRLLQDGDMTAGAIAENFAMSKPSISHHLSALRQAELVTAERRGQAIVYSLNTTVFQDLMAYAMGFLGNQDEGEGPAR encoded by the coding sequence GTGCCCGACGTGTTCAAGGCGCTTTCGGACGAGACTCGGCGAGAGATACTCAGGTTGCTGCAGGACGGTGACATGACGGCAGGCGCCATCGCCGAGAACTTCGCGATGAGCAAGCCGTCCATCTCTCACCACCTTTCGGCGCTCCGGCAGGCCGAACTCGTAACCGCGGAGCGTCGGGGGCAGGCGATCGTCTACTCGCTCAACACCACGGTGTTCCAGGACCTGATGGCGTACGCGATGGGGTTTCTCGGCAACCAAGATGAAGGGGAAGGGCCGGCTCGATGA
- a CDS encoding SdpI family protein, with amino-acid sequence MKFKDMPKLPLVLIAAMFVVGALVYPQLPARIPMHWGPSGQIDRWGTRSFLTVFFAPLTTLAVYVLMWLVPYLDPQRANLLRSKQVYSIALELLAGMMTIVFVGQLYASSNNALPMASIVEVATGVMLVVIGNYMGRVKRNWTMGVRTRWTLSDDTVWAKTNRLGGRMLMVAGLLAIVGAFLPPLVGVALIVLPLLVILPVIYIYSMNLYRQLHPDEMEPPEPGPLAEEIDAEPVPLLQPGDASAAHIDKLCPACGAENAPGNSECIACGKPLGPD; translated from the coding sequence ATGAAGTTCAAGGACATGCCCAAGCTGCCGCTGGTGCTGATCGCGGCGATGTTCGTCGTTGGCGCGCTGGTCTATCCGCAGCTACCGGCACGCATTCCTATGCACTGGGGGCCAAGCGGGCAGATCGACAGATGGGGTACCCGGTCGTTTCTGACTGTCTTCTTCGCTCCGCTGACAACCTTGGCCGTTTACGTCCTGATGTGGCTCGTGCCCTACCTCGACCCGCAGCGCGCCAACCTGTTGCGTTCCAAGCAGGTCTACTCGATCGCGTTGGAGCTTCTCGCCGGGATGATGACGATTGTGTTCGTGGGCCAGCTGTATGCGTCGTCCAATAACGCGCTTCCAATGGCCAGCATCGTCGAAGTGGCAACCGGCGTGATGCTCGTCGTCATCGGCAACTACATGGGACGGGTCAAGCGCAACTGGACGATGGGCGTGCGCACGCGATGGACGCTCTCCGACGATACGGTGTGGGCCAAGACGAATCGGCTTGGCGGCCGGATGCTCATGGTCGCCGGTCTACTCGCCATCGTCGGAGCATTCCTACCGCCACTGGTTGGCGTCGCGCTGATCGTGCTGCCGCTCCTGGTGATCCTGCCGGTCATCTACATCTACTCGATGAACCTGTACCGGCAGCTTCACCCCGACGAGATGGAGCCACCTGAGCCGGGCCCTCTCGCTGAGGAGATAGACGCCGAGCCGGTCCCGTTGCTGCAGCCGGGAGACGCGAGCGCTGCGCACATCGACAAGCTCTGCCCCGCCTGTGGCGCCGAGAACGCGCCCGGCAACTCGGAGTGCATCGCCTGCGGCAAGCCGCTCGGGCCAGACTGA
- the trpE gene encoding anthranilate synthase component I, translating to MILPSRDEFVRLAADHDVVPVAREVYADLATPISAFMALAKGAEHAFLLESVIGGERLGRYSFLGIGDRQVISGRGNEVVVENGGVSGEYADDPLRVVARELAAGSVARVPGLPLFVGGAVGYVGYETASTFEKVPRHDNDILGVPDFTFMMADIVVAFDHARRVMQVIAPVRPGGAPDIAYDAALARINSYLKRIDEGPRGAELGAYGVQVPVPFEAHTTREQYMAQVEAAKEHIAAGDIFQVVLSQRYSAPFEGDGLDLYRVLRAVNPSPYMFYVRTRDVTLVGSSPEPLVRVEGDQVLTRPLAGTRPRGLTAAEDGRLRADLLADEKERAEHVMLVDLGRNDLGRVSESGSVSVDELMEVEYYSHVMHIVSNVTGTLAEGKDAFDALEATFPAGTVSGAPKVRAMEIIRELEPEARGPYAGTVGYVGLDGAMDMCITIRTVVLVNGRAYVQSGAGIVMDSDPATEYEECMHKAQALHKALELAAGMNAEEVVGR from the coding sequence ATGATACTTCCGAGCAGAGACGAGTTCGTACGTCTCGCCGCAGACCACGATGTGGTCCCCGTGGCGCGCGAGGTCTACGCCGACCTCGCCACGCCCATCAGCGCGTTCATGGCGCTTGCCAAAGGTGCCGAGCACGCGTTCCTACTCGAGAGCGTCATCGGCGGTGAGCGCTTGGGCCGCTACAGCTTCCTTGGAATCGGCGACCGCCAAGTCATCAGTGGGCGCGGCAACGAGGTCGTCGTCGAAAACGGCGGCGTGAGCGGCGAGTACGCAGACGACCCGCTACGGGTGGTCGCTCGCGAGCTTGCCGCCGGCAGCGTGGCGCGCGTGCCGGGGCTGCCGTTGTTCGTGGGAGGCGCCGTAGGCTACGTGGGGTACGAGACGGCCTCGACCTTCGAGAAGGTGCCGCGGCACGACAACGACATCCTCGGCGTGCCGGACTTCACGTTCATGATGGCCGACATCGTCGTGGCGTTCGATCACGCCCGCCGAGTTATGCAGGTCATCGCGCCGGTCCGCCCGGGCGGGGCTCCCGACATCGCCTACGATGCGGCCCTGGCGCGCATCAACAGCTACCTCAAGCGCATCGACGAGGGCCCGCGCGGCGCCGAGCTGGGCGCGTACGGCGTACAGGTCCCGGTGCCATTCGAGGCGCACACCACCCGCGAGCAGTACATGGCGCAGGTCGAAGCGGCCAAGGAGCACATCGCTGCGGGCGACATCTTCCAGGTGGTGCTTTCGCAGCGCTACTCAGCACCGTTTGAGGGTGACGGGCTCGATCTCTACCGCGTGCTTCGTGCCGTCAACCCGTCGCCGTACATGTTCTACGTGCGAACCCGCGACGTGACGCTCGTGGGCTCGAGCCCGGAGCCTCTCGTGCGCGTCGAGGGCGACCAGGTGCTCACGCGTCCGCTTGCCGGCACGCGACCGCGCGGTCTGACCGCCGCCGAGGACGGCCGTCTGCGCGCCGACCTGCTGGCCGACGAGAAGGAGCGCGCCGAGCACGTCATGCTCGTCGACTTGGGCCGCAACGACCTGGGCCGCGTGAGCGAGTCGGGTTCGGTGAGCGTCGACGAGCTGATGGAGGTCGAGTACTACAGCCACGTCATGCACATCGTCAGCAACGTGACCGGCACGCTCGCCGAGGGCAAAGACGCGTTCGACGCGCTCGAGGCGACGTTCCCGGCCGGCACGGTGAGCGGCGCTCCCAAGGTGCGCGCGATGGAGATCATCCGCGAGCTGGAGCCCGAGGCACGCGGCCCCTACGCCGGGACGGTGGGCTACGTAGGACTCGATGGCGCGATGGACATGTGCATCACCATCCGCACCGTGGTGCTGGTCAACGGTCGCGCCTACGTACAGTCCGGCGCCGGCATCGTGATGGACTCCGATCCCGCGACGGAATACGAGGAGTGTATGCACAAGGCCCAAGCGCTGCACAAGGCGCTCGAACTCGCCGCCGGCATGAACGCCGAGGAGGTGGTGGGCCGATGA
- the trpD gene encoding anthranilate phosphoribosyltransferase has protein sequence MILIVDNYDSFTYNLVQLLAALGADVEVRRNDTLTAEEALALKPAGIVVSPGPGTPDDAGISRDVIRAAASAGVPLLGVCLGHQCVAEVYGATVCRSPRPVHGKTDEVTHDGQYLFTGIPSPFTATRYHSLCVDADSVPDSLVVQAHTPDGVIMGLRHRELPIFGVQFHPESVLTPEGTKLLANFLDVTGEVPLAGGVSGTPGLVAAAGGTARAVAGTAEVTTPAGAIGRVATGASLTEDESYVVMNQVMDGEATPSQISALITGMRMKGETVDEIVGFARAMREHATPVRPTVTGYIDTCGTGGDGLHTFNISTTTAFVVAGAGVPVAKHGNRAVSSAAGSADVLEALGIDIGLSATDVGRCIDEVGVGFLFAQALHSSMRHAGPTRREIGIRTVFNILGPLTNPAGAKRQLLGVYDARLAPVMAEVAGRLGAERVLVVNGHPGMDEVSGSGPTTVSEFDVEAGGVRTYEVTPESVGLARGTLADIAGGDAAENAAIVRAILGGEISPRRDVVLLNSAAGLLAAGKVADLAEGVALARESIDTGRALSALDALGELSRRLSAAASRAKPVTEASL, from the coding sequence ATGATTCTCATCGTCGACAACTACGACAGCTTCACCTACAACCTCGTCCAGCTGCTCGCCGCGCTAGGAGCCGATGTCGAGGTTCGCCGCAACGACACGCTGACCGCCGAGGAAGCCTTGGCGCTCAAGCCGGCGGGCATCGTGGTGTCACCCGGCCCCGGCACTCCCGACGACGCGGGCATCTCGCGCGACGTCATCCGCGCTGCTGCCAGCGCTGGCGTGCCGCTGCTGGGGGTGTGTCTCGGCCATCAGTGCGTCGCCGAGGTGTACGGCGCAACGGTGTGCCGCTCTCCGCGCCCGGTGCACGGCAAGACCGACGAGGTCACGCACGACGGCCAGTACCTGTTCACCGGCATCCCCAGCCCGTTCACAGCCACTCGCTACCACTCGCTGTGCGTCGACGCCGATAGCGTGCCTGACTCACTCGTCGTGCAGGCCCATACGCCCGACGGCGTCATCATGGGTCTTCGCCATCGCGAGCTGCCCATCTTCGGCGTGCAGTTCCATCCCGAGAGCGTGCTGACGCCGGAAGGCACCAAGCTGCTCGCGAACTTCCTCGACGTCACAGGCGAGGTGCCGCTCGCTGGCGGTGTGTCCGGCACGCCGGGCCTGGTGGCGGCGGCAGGCGGAACCGCACGTGCGGTGGCTGGGACCGCGGAGGTCACCACCCCGGCGGGCGCGATCGGCCGCGTCGCGACCGGGGCGTCGCTGACCGAGGACGAGTCCTACGTCGTCATGAACCAGGTAATGGACGGCGAGGCGACCCCGTCGCAGATCAGCGCGCTGATCACCGGCATGCGCATGAAGGGCGAGACGGTCGACGAGATTGTCGGCTTCGCTCGTGCGATGCGCGAGCACGCGACCCCGGTGCGCCCGACCGTGACCGGCTACATCGACACCTGCGGGACGGGCGGCGACGGCCTGCATACCTTCAACATTTCGACGACGACGGCCTTCGTGGTTGCGGGCGCGGGCGTGCCGGTCGCCAAACACGGCAACCGCGCAGTCTCCAGCGCCGCAGGCAGCGCCGACGTGCTCGAGGCTCTGGGCATCGACATCGGGCTGTCCGCGACCGACGTCGGACGTTGCATCGACGAGGTGGGTGTTGGCTTCCTGTTCGCTCAGGCGCTGCACTCCTCGATGCGCCACGCCGGGCCCACACGTCGTGAGATCGGCATCCGCACCGTCTTCAACATTCTCGGCCCGCTTACCAACCCCGCTGGGGCCAAGCGCCAGCTTCTCGGCGTCTACGATGCGCGGCTCGCGCCGGTCATGGCCGAGGTGGCTGGGCGCCTCGGCGCCGAGCGCGTCCTGGTGGTCAACGGACATCCCGGCATGGACGAGGTCAGCGGCAGCGGGCCCACCACCGTCTCGGAGTTCGACGTCGAGGCAGGCGGGGTGCGCACGTACGAGGTGACGCCGGAGTCCGTGGGCCTGGCTCGCGGCACGCTGGCCGACATCGCCGGTGGCGACGCCGCCGAGAACGCGGCAATCGTGCGGGCGATTCTTGGCGGCGAGATCAGTCCTCGGCGCGATGTCGTGCTGCTGAACTCGGCAGCCGGGCTGCTCGCGGCCGGCAAGGTCGCCGACCTGGCCGAGGGCGTCGCTCTGGCCCGCGAGTCGATCGACACCGGCCGCGCTCTGTCCGCACTCGATGCGCTCGGCGAGCTGTCGCGGCGTCTGTCCGCGGCCGCCAGCCGCGCCAAGCCGGTCACGGAGGCGAGTTTGTAG
- a CDS encoding indole-3-glycerol phosphate synthase TrpC produces the protein MASFLEDMIVRREARIAAEYGELSPADRERLACCARPVRDFAAALRERVDIAVIAEVKKASPSVGPIAPDCEASKQALHYQDGGAAAISVLTEPESFGGSFADLSDVADAVDIPVLCKDFVVDPVQLFVARGHGADAILLMVSVLGERTAEYLDIAQTLGLTALVEVITSAELAIALRAGARVIAINNRDLHSLKVDPEAARALVAEAAEAGAIVVAASGTKSRADVAAAGLAGADAVLVGEALMREAFPEDLLEELTGVARRAPVTG, from the coding sequence GTGGCTAGCTTCCTTGAGGACATGATCGTGCGTCGAGAAGCCCGCATCGCTGCCGAGTATGGCGAGTTGTCGCCTGCCGACCGCGAGCGCCTCGCCTGTTGCGCGCGCCCGGTGCGTGACTTCGCCGCCGCGTTGCGCGAGCGCGTCGACATCGCCGTGATCGCCGAGGTCAAGAAGGCCTCGCCGAGCGTCGGTCCCATCGCCCCCGACTGCGAGGCGAGCAAGCAGGCGCTGCACTACCAGGACGGTGGTGCTGCGGCCATCAGCGTGCTCACCGAGCCGGAGAGCTTCGGTGGCAGCTTCGCGGACCTCTCGGACGTGGCCGACGCTGTCGACATCCCGGTGCTGTGCAAGGACTTCGTCGTCGACCCGGTCCAGCTGTTCGTCGCGCGCGGACACGGTGCCGACGCCATTCTGCTGATGGTCAGCGTGCTGGGCGAGCGCACCGCCGAGTACCTCGACATCGCGCAGACGCTCGGCCTGACCGCGCTCGTCGAGGTGATCACCTCGGCCGAGCTCGCCATCGCGCTGCGGGCCGGCGCGCGCGTCATCGCGATCAACAACCGCGATCTGCACTCGCTCAAGGTCGACCCCGAGGCCGCTCGGGCGCTCGTCGCCGAGGCCGCCGAGGCCGGCGCGATCGTGGTCGCCGCGAGCGGCACGAAGTCGCGTGCCGACGTGGCCGCGGCCGGACTTGCGGGCGCAGACGCGGTGCTTGTGGGCGAGGCACTGATGCGCGAGGCGTTTCCGGAAGACCTGCTTGAGGAGTTGACGGGTGTCGCCCGGCGCGCGCCCGTGACGGGATAG
- a CDS encoding TrpB-like pyridoxal phosphate-dependent enzyme, protein MSDKTRFGLDETRIPEAWYNIIPDLKNPPAPPKVVTPDGTELNGDQIGEVMAKLFPMECLKQEMSPDRWIDIPGAVIDVYKTYRPSPLLRAKQLERDLGLPAGVKIFYKYEGVSPAGSHKPNTAIPQAYYNKQEGITKISTETGAGQWGSALSIAGALYGIDVEVFMVGVSYDQKPYRRILMETYGGTVHKSPSNLTEAGRHVLAMDPDSTGSLGIAISEAVEIAMKNDDTHYALGSVLNHVCLHQTIIGLEAIEQMALAEEEPDVVIACIGGGSNFAGIAFPYYHRKLEGKSNARLVAVEPKACPTLTAGDYRYDLGDEAGMTPQMLMYTLGHDFVPAGIHAGGLRYHGDSPLVSQLVHEGEAEGVAVDQTACFAAAVQFARAEGILPAPESSHAILAAIMEAQAAQAAGEDKVILFNLSGHGHFDLAAYAAYNAGDLQDYDFSAGATLCGDDL, encoded by the coding sequence ATGTCGGACAAGACGCGATTCGGACTCGACGAGACCAGGATTCCTGAGGCCTGGTACAACATCATTCCGGACCTGAAGAACCCGCCTGCGCCTCCGAAGGTGGTCACGCCGGATGGGACCGAACTCAATGGGGACCAGATCGGCGAGGTGATGGCCAAGCTGTTTCCGATGGAGTGCCTGAAGCAGGAGATGTCGCCGGACCGCTGGATCGACATTCCCGGCGCTGTGATCGACGTCTACAAGACGTATCGTCCATCACCACTGCTGCGCGCCAAGCAGCTCGAACGCGACCTCGGCCTGCCTGCGGGCGTCAAGATCTTCTACAAGTACGAGGGCGTCAGCCCCGCAGGCTCGCACAAGCCCAATACGGCCATCCCGCAGGCGTACTACAACAAGCAGGAAGGCATCACCAAGATCTCGACCGAGACCGGCGCCGGCCAGTGGGGCAGCGCTCTGTCGATCGCGGGCGCGCTGTACGGCATCGATGTCGAGGTCTTCATGGTCGGCGTGAGCTACGACCAGAAGCCGTACCGCCGCATCCTCATGGAGACCTACGGTGGCACCGTTCACAAGTCTCCAAGCAACCTCACCGAGGCCGGCCGTCACGTGCTTGCCATGGACCCGGACTCCACCGGTTCGCTCGGTATCGCGATCTCCGAGGCCGTCGAGATCGCCATGAAGAACGACGACACCCACTACGCACTCGGCAGCGTGCTCAACCACGTCTGTCTGCACCAGACCATCATCGGGCTGGAGGCTATCGAGCAGATGGCACTTGCCGAGGAAGAGCCTGATGTCGTCATCGCTTGCATCGGCGGTGGCTCGAACTTCGCCGGTATTGCGTTCCCGTACTACCATCGCAAGCTTGAGGGCAAGAGCAATGCGCGCCTCGTGGCAGTCGAGCCCAAGGCGTGCCCAACGTTGACCGCCGGTGACTACCGCTACGACCTCGGCGACGAGGCTGGCATGACCCCGCAGATGCTCATGTACACGCTGGGCCACGACTTCGTCCCGGCCGGTATCCACGCCGGCGGCCTGCGCTACCACGGCGATTCGCCGCTTGTCAGTCAGCTCGTCCACGAGGGCGAGGCTGAGGGTGTCGCCGTCGACCAGACTGCGTGCTTCGCGGCCGCCGTGCAGTTCGCACGCGCCGAGGGGATCCTCCCGGCACCGGAGTCCAGCCACGCGATCCTTGCTGCGATCATGGAGGCTCAGGCCGCCCAGGCAGCCGGCGAGGACAAGGTCATCTTGTTCAACCTGTCTGGCCACGGGCACTTCGATCTGGCCGCGTACGCTGCGTACAACGCCGGCGATCTTCAGGACTACGATTTCTCCGCTGGCGCGACGTTGTGCGGGGACGACCTGTAA
- a CDS encoding phosphoribosylanthranilate isomerase has product MHRTRIKICGITNTHDAALAVAAGADAVGVIFAPSPRQVTVEQAVAALADVPPPVARVGVFVDPSAEQVARAVEACGLTAVQLSGHESPEVCDLVPVPVLKAIHIGTDFPLEMAEPYRGHAAALLLDTLVPGKAGGTSQAFNWLTLGVLPGWAPSFIAGGLKPDNIAACVAALRPFAVDVSSGVEASPGIKDPDKIVAFCAAVRGADQEV; this is encoded by the coding sequence ATGCATCGCACGCGCATCAAGATCTGCGGAATCACCAACACGCACGACGCGGCGCTGGCGGTTGCAGCTGGGGCCGATGCGGTCGGGGTGATCTTCGCTCCGTCTCCTCGGCAGGTGACGGTGGAGCAAGCGGTGGCTGCGCTCGCCGACGTGCCGCCACCGGTGGCGCGCGTGGGTGTGTTCGTCGACCCGTCGGCGGAGCAAGTGGCGCGAGCCGTGGAAGCGTGCGGTCTGACCGCGGTGCAGCTCAGCGGGCACGAATCGCCGGAAGTATGCGATTTGGTTCCAGTTCCGGTGCTCAAGGCTATCCACATTGGCACGGATTTCCCTCTAGAAATGGCGGAGCCCTACCGGGGCCACGCCGCCGCCCTTCTTCTCGACACACTCGTGCCAGGCAAAGCGGGCGGTACCTCGCAAGCATTCAACTGGCTTACCCTAGGCGTGCTTCCCGGCTGGGCTCCCTCGTTTATCGCAGGGGGGCTCAAGCCTGATAACATCGCAGCTTGTGTCGCTGCGCTGCGCCCCTTTGCGGTCGACGTCTCCTCGGGGGTTGAGGCGTCGCCGGGCATCAAAGATCCCGACAAGATCGTTGCGTTTTGCGCTGCCGTGCGCGGCGCCGACCAGGAGGTCTGA
- the trpB gene encoding tryptophan synthase subunit beta, protein MSKLLPSADDVYTGPDAAGFFGAYGGAFVPETVVPALQELTAAYAEATADPAFRAELDVLLADYVGRATPLYRADRLAAAVGLGAVYLKREDLCHTGAHKINNTLGQCLLAKRMGKKRVIAETGAGQHGVATATAAALMDLDCAVFMGVEDIRRQSLNVYKMRLLGAEVIPVEEGTGTLADAVTAALRRWVERVEDTFYVLGSAVGPHPYPMIVRDFQRVIGDEIIAQIASKDIDRVDAVIACVGGGSNAIGTFYPFVATVPASERPLLVGAEAAGLGVDTDKTGASMTKGTPGVMHGFYSYLLQDEAGNPLEAYSISAGLDYPGVGPEHAYFKDEGIVRYEPVTDAEALAGFAQLTKLEGIIPAIESSHALALLPRLASELGPDAVVIVTLSGRGDKDIDIVREAGL, encoded by the coding sequence ATGAGCAAGCTGCTGCCTTCCGCTGACGACGTCTACACGGGTCCCGATGCCGCCGGCTTCTTCGGCGCCTATGGGGGTGCCTTCGTGCCCGAGACCGTTGTCCCGGCGCTGCAGGAGCTGACCGCCGCCTATGCCGAGGCGACCGCCGATCCTGCCTTCCGAGCCGAGCTCGACGTGCTGCTCGCCGACTACGTCGGCCGCGCGACGCCCCTCTACCGCGCCGACCGCCTGGCGGCGGCGGTCGGTCTTGGCGCCGTCTACCTCAAGCGCGAGGACCTGTGCCACACGGGTGCGCACAAGATCAACAACACGCTGGGTCAATGCCTGCTCGCCAAGCGCATGGGCAAGAAGCGCGTGATTGCCGAGACGGGCGCGGGACAGCACGGCGTGGCGACCGCCACCGCGGCCGCGCTGATGGATCTTGACTGCGCCGTGTTCATGGGCGTCGAGGATATCCGCCGCCAGTCGCTCAACGTCTACAAGATGCGGCTGCTGGGCGCCGAGGTCATCCCGGTCGAGGAAGGCACGGGCACGCTGGCCGATGCGGTCACAGCTGCTCTCCGCCGTTGGGTCGAGCGCGTCGAGGACACGTTCTACGTACTCGGAAGCGCTGTGGGCCCTCACCCGTATCCGATGATCGTGCGCGACTTCCAGCGCGTCATCGGCGACGAGATCATCGCGCAGATCGCCTCAAAGGACATCGATCGCGTCGACGCCGTCATCGCCTGCGTGGGTGGCGGCTCCAATGCGATCGGTACGTTCTATCCGTTCGTGGCCACCGTCCCTGCGAGCGAGCGCCCGCTGCTCGTTGGCGCCGAGGCCGCTGGGCTGGGCGTGGACACAGACAAGACCGGCGCGTCGATGACCAAAGGTACGCCGGGCGTCATGCACGGCTTCTACAGCTACCTGCTTCAAGACGAGGCAGGTAACCCGCTTGAGGCCTACAGCATCAGCGCCGGGCTCGACTACCCCGGCGTGGGCCCCGAGCACGCGTACTTCAAGGACGAAGGTATCGTGCGCTACGAGCCGGTCACGGACGCCGAGGCGCTGGCGGGCTTCGCGCAGCTCACCAAGCTCGAAGGCATCATCCCGGCCATCGAGTCGAGCCACGCGCTGGCACTGCTCCCGCGCTTGGCCTCCGAACTTGGTCCTGACGCGGTCGTGATCGTCACTCTCTCCGGCCGAGGCGACAAGGACATCGACATCGTGCGAGAGGCCGGCCTGTGA
- the trpA gene encoding tryptophan synthase subunit alpha, which yields MSRLTEAFGQGHPALVAYVMGGYPDRAGSLAALHALAEAGADVIELGIPYADPLADGPVIRDAADVARAAAGGAFGLAETIELARDFIAEASQGAPPVVLMGYLNPLMRMGLPRAAAAILDAGVSGVILPDLPPDMAGPWLATSAGIDTVFLAAPTSTPERLAKVGEMSRGFVYCVSTTGVTGERTELSSELAELVGRVKAATALPVAVGFGVSTPEQAAAVARFADGVVVGSAIVRRQREVGELRGFVAELSAAVRKPAL from the coding sequence GTGAGCCGCCTGACCGAAGCGTTCGGCCAGGGTCACCCCGCACTGGTCGCCTACGTGATGGGCGGCTATCCCGATCGTGCGGGCTCGCTCGCGGCGCTGCACGCGCTGGCCGAGGCCGGCGCCGACGTCATCGAGCTGGGCATCCCGTATGCCGACCCGCTCGCCGACGGTCCGGTCATTCGCGATGCCGCCGATGTCGCTCGAGCCGCCGCTGGTGGCGCTTTCGGCCTCGCCGAGACTATCGAGCTCGCGCGCGACTTCATTGCCGAGGCGAGCCAGGGCGCTCCGCCGGTCGTGCTGATGGGTTATCTCAATCCGCTCATGCGCATGGGGCTGCCTAGGGCTGCCGCCGCGATTCTCGACGCCGGCGTCAGTGGTGTGATCCTGCCCGACCTGCCGCCGGACATGGCTGGGCCGTGGCTGGCGACCTCGGCGGGTATCGACACGGTATTTCTGGCGGCGCCTACGTCCACACCGGAGCGGCTGGCCAAGGTGGGGGAGATGTCGCGCGGCTTCGTCTACTGTGTCTCGACCACCGGTGTGACCGGTGAACGCACCGAGCTCTCATCCGAACTCGCCGAGCTGGTCGGCCGTGTGAAGGCCGCTACGGCCCTGCCGGTCGCCGTTGGTTTTGGAGTCTCAACGCCCGAACAAGCGGCCGCCGTGGCCCGTTTTGCCGATGGTGTCGTGGTCGGTAGTGCTATCGTGCGGCGACAGCGCGAAGTCGGGGAACTCCGGGGGTTTGTGGCCGAGTTGTCGGCTGCAGTGCGCAAACCGGCGTTGTAG
- a CDS encoding efflux RND transporter periplasmic adaptor subunit, producing the protein MTEPRPRRKRNGQWGMIAVGVVVLVVAGFLVYSVIGKKSSGTQYITAQPTRSTLTVSVAGNGTVVSQNAASVNPNISGTVTQLSVAVGQKVKKGEVLFVIDNPALDANVTQAKSSYQSAKSSVYKARQAETQADVSLTTGVWQAKQSVQSAQASLASAKAAYNKAKGTVPYNNFSVVSARDSLSAAQTALNTAQKNYSAACTLQEEGHSAAAASLNSAITAQSAASQNYQQAITNADQRTVTAPIDGYVTTLSVNNGDQIGSGSSSSSSRSSSGSSSSSSSGSSSPPIVISDLSNLQAQVQIAETDRPNVKIGQKVETTFDAVPNLTITGHVSQIDAVGTTSSGVVTYNVTVTFDVQDKRLNPGMTASASIITRVDTNVLLVPNAAVQTDSSGASYVQVLSAPGATPTNVTVTVGPAGDTNTEIISGLTGNENVVTQTISASTSGSSTSRSGLSVLGGGGAARGGAGGGFRGGN; encoded by the coding sequence ATGACCGAACCAAGACCCCGCCGCAAGCGCAACGGCCAGTGGGGGATGATCGCCGTCGGCGTTGTCGTTCTCGTCGTCGCAGGCTTCCTCGTGTACTCGGTCATCGGCAAGAAGAGCTCGGGGACGCAGTACATCACGGCACAGCCCACGCGAAGCACGTTGACGGTCTCCGTCGCAGGCAACGGCACCGTGGTCAGCCAGAATGCGGCGTCCGTCAATCCGAACATCTCGGGCACGGTCACGCAGCTGTCGGTGGCCGTCGGGCAGAAGGTCAAGAAGGGCGAGGTGCTCTTCGTCATCGACAATCCCGCCCTCGACGCAAACGTCACCCAAGCCAAGTCGAGCTACCAGTCGGCTAAGTCGAGCGTCTACAAGGCGCGACAGGCCGAGACTCAGGCCGACGTATCGCTGACGACCGGGGTGTGGCAGGCCAAGCAGTCGGTTCAGTCGGCTCAGGCGTCTCTCGCTTCGGCCAAGGCCGCGTATAACAAGGCCAAGGGAACTGTGCCGTACAACAACTTCTCGGTTGTTAGCGCGAGGGACTCGTTGTCGGCCGCCCAAACTGCGTTGAACACTGCGCAGAAGAACTACTCAGCCGCCTGCACGCTTCAGGAAGAGGGCCACAGCGCAGCCGCAGCCTCCCTGAACTCGGCGATTACGGCACAGAGTGCCGCCTCCCAGAACTATCAGCAGGCCATCACGAACGCTGACCAACGCACGGTGACCGCGCCCATCGACGGATATGTGACCACACTGTCGGTCAACAACGGCGACCAGATCGGGAGCGGCTCGAGCTCGAGCTCCTCCCGCTCCTCGTCCGGTAGCTCGTCGAGTTCATCGAGCGGCTCGAGTAGCCCACCGATCGTCATCTCAGACCTGTCGAATCTCCAAGCCCAGGTCCAGATTGCCGAAACCGATCGGCCCAATGTCAAGATCGGCCAGAAGGTCGAAACCACCTTCGACGCCGTCCCGAACCTCACGATCACGGGGCACGTATCGCAGATCGATGCCGTGGGCACCACGTCGTCGGGCGTGGTCACGTACAACGTGACGGTCACCTTCGACGTCCAGGACAAGCGGCTCAACCCGGGCATGACAGCCTCGGCGTCAATCATCACAAGGGTCGACACGAACGTGCTGCTGGTACCCAACGCCGCCGTCCAAACGGACTCGAGCGGTGCCTCGTACGTGCAGGTTCTCTCCGCGCCCGGGGCCACTCCCACCAACGTCACCGTGACGGTAGGCCCTGCCGGAGACACCAACACCGAGATCATCAGCGGTCTGACTGGTAACGAGAACGTCGTGACTCAGACCATTTCCGCCTCTACGTCGGGAAGCTCGACCTCGCGCAGCGGGTTGTCCGTACTCGGCGGTGGCGGTGCTGCGCGCGGCGGTGCCGGCGGTGGGTTCCGTGGCGGGAACTAG